The following proteins are co-located in the Paralichthys olivaceus isolate ysfri-2021 chromosome 2, ASM2471397v2, whole genome shotgun sequence genome:
- the tubb1 gene encoding tubulin beta-1 chain, producing MREIVHLQIGQCGNQIGSKFWEVISEEHGLNATGIYEGDSHLQLERANVYFNEAHGGKFVPRALLVDLEPGTMDSVRGSRIGALFRPDNFIHGNSGAGNNWAKGHYTEGAELVEQVIDRVRNESESCDCLQGFQLVHSLGGGTGSGMGTLIINKIREEYPDRIMNTFSVMPSPKVSDTVVEPYNATLSVHQLLENTDATFCIDNEALYDICFRTLKLTTPTYGDLNHLVSLTMSGVTTSLRFPGQLNADLRKLAVNMVPFPRLHFFMPGFAPLTARGSQQYRAVTVVELTQQMFDARNMMTACDPRRGRYLTVAGIFRGKMSTREVDEQMLAIQQKNASYFVDWIPHNVKVAVCDIPPRGLKMASTFIGNNTAIQEIFRRVGEQFSLMFRRKAFLHWYTGEGMDEMEFTEAENNLNDLVSEYQQYQDATVDQDSDAEYEEEEGPSSSVSTKFLLETVKGTVDE from the exons ATGCGTGAAATTGTGCATCTGCAGATCGGACAATGTGGCAACCAGATCGGCTCAAAG TTTTGGGAGGTGATCAGTGAAGAACATGGACTCAATGCAACAGGCATCTACGAGGGAGACAGCCACCTCCAATTGGAGCGAGCCAATGTCTACTTCAATGAGGcacatg GTGGAAAATTTGTACCCAGAGCCCTGCTTGTTGACCTAGAGCCCGGCACCATGGACAGTGTCAGAGGAAGCCGTATCGGGGCCCTTTTTAGACCAGACAATTTCATCCATG gAAACTCTGGAGCTGGCAATAACTGGGCAAAGGGCCACTACACAGAGGGAGCAGAGCTGGTGGAGCAGGTGATTGACAGAGTGAGGAATGAGAGTGAAAGCTGTGATTGCCTGCAGGGCTTCCAGCTGGTTCACTCATTAGGGGGTGGTACCGGTTCCGGCATGGGAACCCTCATCATCAATAAGATCCGAGAGGAGTACCCTGACCGCATCATGAATACCTTCAGCGTCATGCCGTCCCCTAAAGTCTCTGACACGGTGGTAGAGCCATACAATGCTACCCTGTCAGTCCACCAACTCCTGGAGAACACAGACGCGACCTTCTGCATCGACAACGAGGCACTCTACGACATTTGTTTCCGTACACTGAAATTGACCACACCGACTTATGGGGACCTCAACCATTTGGTCTCTTTGACCATGAGCGGAGTCACAACGTCCTTGAGATTCCCCGGGCAGCTGAACGCAGACCTGAGGAAGCTGGCTGTCAACATGGTGCCTTTTCCTCGTCTCCACTTCTTCATGCCAGGCTTTGCTCCCCTGACAGCCCGTGGCAGCCAACAGTACAGAGCCGTCACGGTGGTTGAGCTCACTCAGCAAATGTTTGATGCTCGCAACATGATGACGGCATGCGACCCAAGGCGAGGGCGCTACCTTACAGTTGCAGGTATCTTTCGTGGTAAAATGTCCACCAGAGAGGTAGATGAACAAATGCTTGCAATCCAGCAGAAAAACGCCAGCTATTTTGTGGACTGGATCCCACATAATGTGAAGGTTGCCGTGTGTGACATCCCACCCCGAGGCCTCAAAATGGCTTCCACCTTCATTGGCAATAACACAGCCATTCAGGAGATATTCCGCCGTGTGGGCGAGCAGTTCTCCTTGATGTTCAGAAGGAAAGCGTTTCTTCACTGGTACACAGGGGAAGGTATGGATGAGATGGAGTTCACTGAGGCAGAGAACAACCTCAACGACCTGGTGTCAGAGTACCAGCAGTATCAAGATGCCACTGTTGATCAAGATTCAGATGCAGAatatgaagaggaggagggaccCTCATCATCAGTGTCAACAAAGTTTCTGTTGGAAACAGTCAAAGGAACTGTAGATGAATAG
- the LOC109635337 gene encoding guanine nucleotide-binding protein G(s) subunit alpha-like — MGCLGNSKTEDQRNEEKAQREANKKIEKQLQKDKQIYRATHRLLLLGAGESGKSTIVKQMRILHVNGFNAEEKKQKIHDIKNNIKEAIETIVAAMNTLTPPCQLACPANKSQIEYVTNQANQKDFEFPTEFYDHTKILWQDEGVRACWERSNEYQLIDCAQYFLDRIDVVRQTDYTPTDQDLLRCRVLTSGIFETRFQIDKVNFHMFDVGGQRDERRKWIQCFNDVTAIIFVVASSSYNMVIREDNQTNRLQEALNLFKNIWNNRWLRTISVILFLNKQDLLAEKVLAGKSKIEEYFPEFARYTTPDDAIPELGEDPRVTRAKYFIRDEFLRISTASGDGRHYCYPHFTCAVDTENIRRVFNDCRDIIQRMHLRQYELL, encoded by the exons ATGGGCTGTCTTGGCAATAGTAAGACCGAAGACCAACGAAATGAGGAGAAGGCACAGAGGGAAGCCAACAAAAAGATAGAGAAGCAGCtccaaaaagacaaacagatatACCGGGCGACTCACCGGCTACTACTATTAG GGGCCGGTGAATCCGGGAAAAGCACGATAGTCAAACAGATGCGAATACTGCATGTCAATGGCTTCAATGCAGA ggagaaaaaacagaaaattcatgacattaaaaacaacattaaagaaGCTATAGAG ACGATCGTGGCCGCCATGAATACGCTCACACCGCCATGCCAGTTAGCCTGTCCTGCAAACAAAAGCCAAATCGAATATGTCACGAACCAAGCAAACCAGAAGGATTTTGAGTTTCCTACA gaGTTTTACGACCATACAAAGATCCTCTGGCAGGACGAGGGTGTGCGGGCCTGCTGGGAAAGGTCCAACGAATATCAGCTCATCGACTGTGCACAGTA cttcTTAGACAGGATCGATGTGGTCCGGCAGACTGACTACACACCCACTGATCAG GACCTGTTGAGATGCAGAGTACTGACATCTGGGATCTTTGAGACGAGATTTCAAATAGACAAAGTCAATTTCCA TATGTTTGATGTTGGAGGTCAGAGGGATGAACGTAGAAAATGGATCCAGTGTTTTAACG ATGTGACAGCTATCATCTTTGTGGTGGCGAGTAGCAGCTACAACATGGTGATCAGAGAAGACAATCAGACCAACAGACTACAGGAAGCCCTCAACCTTTTCAAGAACATCTGGAACAACAG GTGGCTACGGACCATCTCGGTAATCCTCTTCCTTAACAAACAGGACCTGCTCGCTGAGAAGGTTTTGGCAGGGAAGTCTAAAATAGAAGAGTATTTCCCGGAGTTTGCACGCTACACTACACCTGATGATG CAATACCAGAGCTAGGTGAGGATCCTCGCGTCACAAGGGCAAAGTACTTTATCCGGGACGAGTTTCTG AGGATCAGCACAGCCAGCGGGGACGGCCGGCATTACTGTTACCCCCACTTCACCTGTGCGGTCGACACAGAAAACATCCGCCGCGTCTTCAATGACTGTCGCGACATCATACAGAGGATGCACCTACGGCAGTACGAGCTCTTGTGA